A part of Paenibacillus sp. IHBB 10380 genomic DNA contains:
- a CDS encoding C40 family peptidase encodes MRKLSVQVLTLGLSCSFILISACSSKNEIRPRSVNNHKTKIVSEEQTNDPDLYFGDLGVEQQSNSHHIRSLTADPNQKVLLDPNGFPLIEQHPNPSIEPSHKNYVENLIKTAESYIGTPYLYGSDRTEPSTFDCSDYTRWVFMTSLGMDLPWDSRSQAAYVNAFSKKNYTSLKEAQRGDLLFFSSYRGNNASDYENLKPSEKTITHVGIYMGNGKIIHSPSKNSGGVHIGELTWRQLNNRFIFGGNILD; translated from the coding sequence GTGAGAAAGCTATCGGTTCAGGTGCTCACATTAGGATTAAGCTGCAGCTTTATCCTGATATCTGCATGCTCGTCAAAAAATGAAATACGCCCACGTTCCGTTAATAACCACAAGACTAAAATTGTTTCAGAAGAACAAACGAATGACCCCGATCTGTACTTCGGAGATTTAGGTGTTGAACAACAATCTAATTCCCACCACATACGAAGTTTGACTGCAGATCCGAACCAAAAGGTGTTACTAGATCCAAATGGATTTCCACTCATCGAACAACACCCTAACCCTTCCATTGAGCCGAGCCATAAGAATTATGTGGAGAACCTCATAAAAACCGCTGAATCTTATATAGGAACCCCTTACTTGTATGGTTCTGACCGAACTGAGCCTTCTACGTTCGACTGTTCCGATTATACTCGGTGGGTGTTCATGACTTCATTGGGCATGGATTTGCCGTGGGATTCGAGGAGTCAAGCTGCATATGTTAATGCCTTTTCCAAGAAAAACTATACTTCACTGAAAGAAGCGCAACGCGGTGATTTGTTATTCTTTTCTAGCTATAGAGGAAACAACGCATCTGACTATGAAAATTTAAAGCCTTCCGAAAAGACAATTACCCATGTAGGTATTTATATGGGGAATGGAAAGATCATTCATTCTCCTTCTAAAAACAGCGGCGGGGTTCATATTGGCGAATTGACGTGGAGGCAGTTGAATAACCGCTTCATCTTTGGAGGAAATATTCTTGACTAA
- a CDS encoding ROK family transcriptional regulator yields the protein MVSDIRLTSQHTKSEMIRCIRSALLEQGSATKVELSHNLQISFPTISKFLKQMEDRGEVTTVGLDESSGGRRAIRYTYRPDYMLGLAIFLEKSETNYTVFNCLGEVIEQGNTHSMLEQDVLQLTTFIENKRNTYPNMNAVAIGVPGAVNNGKIFLIPGYENYHNLDLKKHIEEQLSIPTVVENDMNAAVIGYMAQRKIGNNISLFYLYLGQNGPGAGIVINGEIVRGKTFFSGEVSFVPQYDDRNFLQALSSGNGGETSIEQMEKKIDAISRLVASITSILNPHYIIFGDDEIETMMLHQIAERSATYVPKEHLPELAASDLKHDYLNGLQRLGLSLLISQQIDD from the coding sequence ATGGTGAGTGATATACGACTTACTTCGCAACATACAAAATCGGAAATGATACGTTGCATTCGATCTGCACTATTAGAGCAAGGAAGTGCAACGAAGGTTGAATTGAGTCATAATTTACAAATTAGTTTTCCAACGATCAGTAAGTTTCTGAAGCAAATGGAGGATAGAGGGGAAGTAACAACCGTTGGTCTTGATGAATCAAGCGGGGGAAGAAGGGCGATAAGATATACATATCGTCCAGATTATATGCTGGGCCTAGCTATTTTTTTAGAGAAAAGTGAGACGAACTATACTGTTTTTAATTGCTTGGGCGAAGTTATTGAGCAAGGTAATACTCATAGTATGCTAGAGCAAGATGTGTTACAGCTAACCACATTTATTGAGAATAAAAGGAATACTTATCCTAACATGAATGCTGTGGCCATTGGTGTTCCAGGTGCAGTTAATAACGGTAAAATCTTTCTTATACCAGGGTATGAGAACTATCATAATCTTGATCTTAAGAAGCATATAGAGGAGCAACTCTCTATCCCGACTGTTGTAGAGAATGACATGAATGCGGCTGTAATCGGCTATATGGCTCAAAGGAAAATAGGGAACAACATTTCTTTGTTTTATTTGTATTTGGGGCAAAACGGTCCTGGTGCAGGGATTGTTATCAACGGTGAAATTGTGCGGGGGAAAACGTTTTTTTCAGGAGAAGTCTCATTTGTTCCACAGTATGACGATAGAAATTTCCTACAAGCTTTATCAAGCGGAAATGGTGGAGAGACGAGTATTGAACAAATGGAGAAAAAAATAGATGCGATCAGCCGATTAGTGGCCTCCATTACCTCTATCTTAAATCCTCATTATATTATTTTTGGTGACGATGAAATAGAAACGATGATGCTTCATCAAATTGCTGAGCGAAGTGCCACATATGTTCCGAAAGAACATCTCCCAGAGTTAGCCGCGAGTGACTTGAAGCATGATTATCTAAATGGATTACAACGTCTTGGATTGAGTTTATTGATTTCACAACAAATAGATGACTAA